The following proteins are encoded in a genomic region of Chelmon rostratus isolate fCheRos1 chromosome 3, fCheRos1.pri, whole genome shotgun sequence:
- the LOC121604696 gene encoding MORN repeat-containing protein 4-like, whose product MTLTRGSFSYSNGEEYHGEWKEGLRHGLGQLTFSDGTCYTGQFENGLFNGCGVLVFPDGSRYEGEFVQGKFQGAGVFTRFDGMRFEGEFKNGCVDGYGVLTFTDGGPGGGGSHEGLFETSQLMRRENSQGAVQRAQAAAAKARALAM is encoded by the exons ATGACCCTGACACGAGGCTCCTTCAGCTACTCCAATGGCGAGGAGTATCACGGCGAATGGAAAGAAG gtctgcgTCATGGCCTGGGTCAGCTGACCTTCAGCGACGGGACGTGCTACACCGGACAGTTTGAGAACGGCCTCTTCAATGGCTGTGGGGTGCTGGTCTTCCCCGATGGCTCCAG gTACGAAGGTGAATTTGTTCAGGGCAAATTTCAAGGCGCCGGCGTCTTCACTCGCTTCGATGGCATGAGGTTCGAGGGCGAGTTTAAAAACGGATGTGTAGATGGCTACG GGGTGTTGACGTTTACGGACGGAGGCCCAGGCGGCGGCGGCAGCCACGAGGGCCTGTTTGAGACCAGCCAGCTCATGAGGAGGGAGAACAGCCAGGGAGCCGTGCAGAGAGCGCAGGCAGCAGCCGCCAAGGCCCGAGCTCTGGCCATGTGA